In Diceros bicornis minor isolate mBicDic1 chromosome 23, mDicBic1.mat.cur, whole genome shotgun sequence, a single genomic region encodes these proteins:
- the SPACA1 gene encoding sperm acrosome membrane-associated protein 1, which translates to MSPGGAGCSAGLLLTVGWLLLAGLQGVCGANFTAAQDPGLGREGEGEGAGAGEGEEEAESDGEDQNENEPEAEPEEDVSNRTVVKEVEFGMCTVTCGIGIREVILTNGCPGGESKCIVRVEECRAAVDCGWGKPVSESLESVSLECIHTSPINRFKYIWKLLRPNEQAIVLPNDSAILEVHRETRPLAFQCETLDNNEIVASIKFTIYTTSEMQMRRSVRPDTDAVLVFVLTVGVVVCVFVIFVLIFIIINWAAVKSFWGAKTSTTEIQSELSSMKYKDSTSLDQSPTEIPGHEEDALSEWNE; encoded by the exons ATGAGCCCCGGGGGCGCGGGCTGCTCGGCCGGGCTGCTGCTGACGGTCGGCTGGCTGCTCCTGGCCGGCCTGCAGGGCGTGTGCGGGGCCAACTTCACGGccgcccaggatccgggcctggGCCGCGAGGGCGAGGGCgagggcgcgggcgcgggcgagGGCGAGGAGGAGGCCGAGAGCGACGGCGAGGATCAGAACGAGAACGAGCCCGAGGCCGAGCCCGAGGAGGATG TTTCAAATAGGACAGTAGTCAAAGAAGTCGAGTTTGGCATGTGCACCGTTACGTGTG GTATTGGTATTAGAGAAGTTATATTAACAAATGGATGCCCTGGAGGAGAATCCAAGTGCATTGTGCGCGTGGAAGAATGCCGGGCAGCGGTCGACTGTGGCT ggGGTAAACCAGTTTCAGAAAGTCTTGAAAGTGTTAGTCTGGAATGTATTCATACATCTCCTATAAATCGtttcaaatatatttggaaaCTTCTAAGGCCAAACGAA caaGCCATTGTACTTCCAAATGATTCAGCAATCCTGGAAGTACACAGGGAAACTCGCCCCTTGGCTTTCCAGTGTGAGACCTTGGATAATAATGAAATAGTAGCATCTATTAAATTCACAATCTATACAACAAGTG AAATGCAGATGAGAAGATCAGTCCGACCAGACACTGATGCAGTCCTAGTTTTTGTGCTGACCGTAGGAGTTGTTGTGTGTGTATTCGTGATCTTTGTACTGATCTTCATAATTATAAACTG gGCTGCAGTCAAGTCATTCTGGGGGGCAAAAACCTCAACAACTGAGATACAGTCTGAGCTGAGTTCAATGAAATACAAAGATTCAACTTCTCTTGACCAATCACCAACAGAAATACCGGGACATGAAGAGGATGCTTTAAGTGAATGGAATGAATGA